A genomic window from bacterium includes:
- a CDS encoding PorV/PorQ family protein, producing the protein MGETFVAIADDINAIYWNPAGLANIQNRQATFMYADWLEEITYNYLAYIHPQQIMGGIMGGGLTLLDSGSIDRTIDGTGKIGDYDAKDIALSVAYAKKLTENCNLGASIKYIQMKIDNEKSTGIALDIGCLYKPTVENLTIGATIQNLGPKLKAFISEKDALPLNIKVGGAYKLLDNALTLGLDVNFPSDNDTNFNLGAEYWIKEIVALRAGYRTLTKDALKSSSLTYGAGFRIPNVGVDIDYAFCDYDELDKTHRVSLVTRF; encoded by the coding sequence ATGGGTGAAACCTTTGTCGCTATTGCAGATGATATCAATGCCATCTACTGGAATCCTGCCGGTCTGGCTAATATCCAAAACAGACAGGCTACTTTTATGTATGCAGATTGGTTAGAAGAAATTACCTACAATTATCTTGCCTACATCCATCCACAGCAAATTATGGGTGGAATTATGGGTGGTGGTTTGACACTATTAGATTCAGGCAGTATTGATAGAACAATAGACGGAACTGGGAAGATAGGTGATTATGACGCCAAGGATATTGCGTTGAGTGTCGCTTATGCCAAAAAACTTACAGAAAATTGTAATTTAGGTGCGAGTATAAAATATATTCAGATGAAGATAGATAATGAAAAATCTACCGGTATCGCTTTAGATATCGGTTGTTTATACAAACCTACTGTAGAAAATCTTACCATTGGAGCAACCATTCAAAATCTTGGTCCTAAACTAAAGGCATTTATCAGTGAGAAAGATGCACTGCCGTTGAATATTAAGGTTGGTGGGGCATATAAATTACTGGATAATGCGTTAACCTTAGGGCTGGATGTCAATTTCCCATCAGATAATGATACCAACTTCAATCTTGGTGCAGAATATTGGATTAAGGAGATAGTGGCACTTCGAGCAGGATATAGAACCTTGACCAAAGATGCACTGAAATCCTCAAGTCTAACCTATGGTGCAGGATTCAGGATACCGAATGTCGGTGTAGATATAGATTATGCCTTCTGTGATTATGATGAGTTGGATAAAACCCATCGCGTATCGTTAGTAACAAGGTTTTAG